A region from the Linepithema humile isolate Giens D197 chromosome 1, Lhum_UNIL_v1.0, whole genome shotgun sequence genome encodes:
- the gig gene encoding tuberin: MSKMSSKDKDNKTLHDKLKQFFRINKGSYKSREDFILTHDIEKEISPDSPVHHRTKAIKELSDAVLNQQWEDKAAERLWSLVQDLLGKDVLREHRHLTLNFLRCLVQGQYFKLSALMRVKFFMVIKEGIPEDIGPRLELLQTLTEHGKDISHLEERMGPFLLDWMPSVTAGDGKRGAEFLSLLVNVIKFNSAYIDEDIVSGLVQYISYLCYYSNNTEVVSGCLEALDAIMCYSNMQSDSLQTFIIALCRSVNVETYCQTSWKIMRNLLGTHMGHCALYTMCRLLQDVNFQRDVRLLRGAVFYINMGLWGTHRIPKLECTQASVLPSFYQALQCNHPIVMYEVTLSIQRLVNKYGNELWDPTWSVILDIIEQVITHIESNNQPATKQVSTSLHETITNIEHLLDTNNYNGCIQRFYNLVERCSKSRPEGSVLKLIEYRASTIGPTYYQWQLKLVSLMEHYYKNDARTTIRMKVLDVLTNVIHINRSRYEDELIERIVVPHMQHIEIDPDITIRTVTANLLIDLCLECDTKRCIELLDILEKMINKPFTSDTPISIDADIKDVKTAVVGVIKIFTSKIYRLPSSHAICAYKILVNHLEQHYKDPSIFHDVSTPRNLIFECFLKIRANSLYHLGILDSSNAIRFSPYLVLEHGATERMNSASGGNSPPPASPVPLQHLSCHITMMSLTHGCKTIISCIKQEKDWKVLHLILKELPQVMQNRALVLSRHSNDIDFFAAALCSMVSDKSLRLPDSLYNVPLKFTLSEFRVYVFPVLASLASYHAHLEPNLQQRLIKCLEVGLTAKCANQCVTSLTICTLEMRDTMNKLLPEVLLNLSKISATVYIAIPILEFLSTLTRLPKVFASFIGDQYMSVFAILLPYTNPFKYNHYTVSLAHHVIAVWFLKCRLPFRRDFVKFITTGLKANVIVPFEEGHLMKSDFSVVNEDSSNRKRSSSLTEQGSRGRRERPIIANRMIGENRAFDLKPPIDEALMSFHYELTETCIDLMARYTFSNYSARPKRLPAADFLLKEGQSMTWILGNRLITVTTSGCSNKAMRGGLCDNCWAACKPGFLLLDHTKTSHSNLQRTSSIETSKEDKLSRQSSGGHGSSNANTATNSPTEESKKYAEDSDTVKKEFLTEKTDKDQNEPSKLGQILNSDKQDGHVLCACWCQGWAEIYVRRPTGDMSWIMRIQNSTQFETSMDFPVHDIMALYMPNQYIISNKQQEVASEYSDDETEDVPNKSSNQSQSEHGVKPFTISSGPIAIPGSPARPSPSRQSSKDSLESLEEGEEDARRSRNPVRRSNSSPEMSANWKNPFLNKEKLNMQQQVDKDFICSDLEIKLDAELKKHSKNIYTKDMRVSCEAIPEEIFGMGTTPPSSENAGDHPITLRSQRSYPGATQVTQTISATLSNTVPPSPTTVQAPGNYLGIQTRPAQIQTSITKAPQSPTQIYSRLSGLDYNQKQMPLTVENKPPIGRNHFADKQKDERPDPSTLPPLPLPFRDRGHTISVMSPVKKSREWDNMRRGNSPRMKDPPRTGINPSFVFLQLYHAAHFGTTTEKPLLVPQTTAIQRAVTNLDRIPPYETHKIGVLYVGPGQSSNEVEILANQHGSLRYTEFLKRLGTLIRLKDVDENIFLGGLDRNGENGDFAYIWQDDVTQVAFHVATLMPTKASDPKCTSKKTHIGNNYVTLVYNESDEPYNIQTVKGQFNYACVVIQPLDHGTNQVTVQAREELAEHIGHSDPKIISDQNLAILSRQLALHANLASMVCSSLKQNSHNPYASNWLERLRHIKRLRNRVLQESVNNNSDTTSDELSPRSNKRVYMDDFTEYTT, from the exons ATGTCCAAAATGAGTTCGAAggataaagataataaaacattacatGATAAACTGAAACAATTCTTTCGCATAAATAAAg GTAGTTACAAAAGTCGtgaagattttattttgacacaTGATATCGAAAAAGAAATCAGTCCTGACAGTCCAGTACATCATCGTACAAAAGCAATTAAAGAACTTTCGGATGCTGTGCTCAATCAACAATGGGAAGAT aaagcAGCAGAACGTTTATGGAGTTTAGTTCAAGATTTATTAGGAAAAGATGTTCTTCGTGAACACAGGCAtttgacattaaattttttaagatgcCTTGTACAAGGACAATATTTCAAACTCTCAGCATTAATgcgtgtaaaattttttatggtGATAAAGGAAGGAATACCCGAAGATATTGGCCCTAG attggAATTGTTACAAACATTAACAGAACATGGAAAAGACATTTCACATTTGGAAGAGAGAATGGGTCCTTTTTTGTTAGATTGGATGCCTTCGGTAACAGCAGGAGATGGAAAGAGAGGAGCTGAGTTCTTGTCTCTTCTTGTAAATGTTATCAAATTTAACTCGGCTTATATTGATGAGGATATTGTATCTGGTCTTGTTCA ATATATTTCCTACTTGTGTTATTACAGTAATAATACTGAAGTTGTTTCTGGATGTTTGGAAGCTCTTGATGCAATTATGTGTTACAGTAACATGCAATCTGATTCAttacaaacatttattatagCTTTATGTAGAAGTGTAAATGTTGAAACTTATTGCCAAACAAGTTGGAAG aTTATGCGGAATTTATTAGGCACGCATATGGGTCATTGTGCTTTATATACAATGTGTCGGCTGCTACaagatgtaaattttcaaCGTGATGTTCGTCTACTCCGAGGagcagtattttatataaatatgggTTTATGGGGTACACACAGAATACCAAAATTAGAATGTACACAAGCATCTGTTTTGCCTTCTTTTTATCag GCTCTACAATGTAATCATCCAATTGTTATGTATGAAGTTACTTTATCGATACAAAGATTGGTTAACAAGTATGGTAATGAATTGTGGGATCCTACTTGGAGTGTTATTTTAGATATCATAGAACAAGTTATCACTCACATTg AAAGTAATAATCAGCCTGCAACCAAACAAGTTTCTACAAGTTTACATGAAACAATTACTAATATTGAACATTTACTCGATACAAACAATTATAATGGTTGTATTCAACGCTTTTATAATCTTGTTGAACGTTGCAGCAAATCTCGACCT gaaGGATctgtgttaaaattaattgaatacaGAGCTTCTACAATAGGCCCTACATATTATCAATGGCAATTGAAATTAGTGTCTTTAATGGAAcattactataaaaatgatGCACGTACAACCATTAGAATGAAGGTTCTCGATGTTCTAACCAatgttattcatattaatag ATCTAGGTACGAGGATGAACTTATTGAACGAATAGTTGTACCGCATATGCAACATATAGAGATAGATCCGGATATTACAATACGTACTGTCACAGCAAATTTACTAATAGACCTTTGCTTGGAGTGCGATACTAAACGATGTATAGAACTTTTGGACATACTAGAAAAG atGATCAACAAGCCTTTTACATCAGACACTCCAATCTCTATTGATGCCGATATCAAAGATGTGAAAACTGCTGTTGTTGGAGTTATAAAGATATTCACTTCTAAGATTTATCGTTTACCATCAAGTCATGCAATATGcgcttataaaattttagtgaATCATCTTGAACAACACTATAAAGACCCCTCTATCTTCCATGATGTATCAACGCCACGTAATTTG atttttgaatgctttttaaaaattagagCAAACTCTCTATATCATCTTGGTATATTAGATTCGTCTAATGCTATTCGATTTAGTCCATACCTTGTTTTGGAACATGGCGCAACTGAACGTATGAACAGTGCAAGTGGAGGCAATAGTCCTCCACCAGCTAGTCCTGTGCCGTTGCAACACTTATCTTGTCATATTACTATGATGTCTTTAACTCATGGATGTAAAACTATTATTTCCTGCATTAAACAAGAAAAAG ATTGGAAAGTTTTACATCTTATATTAAAGGAATTACCTCAAGTGATGCAGAATAGAGCTCTAGTATTATCTCGTCATAGTAATGacattgatttttttgcaGCAGCTTTGTGTTCAATG gTAAGCGACAAAAGTTTGCGCCTCCCCGACTCACTTTACAATGTTCCGCTTAAATTTACTCTTTCCGAATTTCGAGTATATGTTTTCCCGGTACTAGCATCTTTGGCATCATATCATGCTCATTTGGAACCTAATTTGCAACAACGTTTAATAAAATGCTTAGAG GTTGGTCTTACAGCAAAATGTGCAAATCAATGTGTGACCAGTCTTACAATCTGCACATTAGAAATGCGTGATACAATGAATAAACTTTTACCTGAagtattattgaatttatcaaaaatttctgcAACAGTTTACATTGCTATAcctattttagaatttttatcaa CTCTAACTAGACTTCCAAAAGTTTTTGCCAGCTTCATCGGAGACCAGTATATGTCcgtatttgcaatattattgcCATACACTAATCCTTTCAAATATAACCATTATACAGTATCTTTGGCTCATCACGTAATTGCAGTATGGTTTTTGAAGTGCAGACTACCTTTTCGAAGAGATTTTGTTAAATTCATTACTACA GGATTAAAAGCAAATGTGATAGTTCCTTTCGAAGAAGGACATCTAATGAAATCTGATTTTAGCGTCGTTAATGAAGATTCTTCAAATAGAAAACGTAGCTCCAGTTTGACTGAACaa GGTAGTAGAGGTCGAAGAGAAAGACCAATAATAGCCAATCGAATGATAGGAGAAAATAGAGCCTTCGATTTGAAACCTCCGATTGATGAAGCTTTAATGAGCTTTCACTATGAACTTACTGAAACTTGTATTGATTTAATGGCTCGTTACACATTTTCGAATTATTCAGCGCGACCTAAAAG GTTACCAGCCGCAGATTTCCTTCTCAAGGAAGGTCAATCGATGACTTGGATTCTTGGTAACAGGCTTATTACTGTAACAACAAGTGGTTGTAGCAACAAAGCTATGCGTGGTGGGCTTTGTGATAATTGCTGGGCGGCATGTAAGCCTGGCTTCCTGTTACTGGATCATACAAAAACTTCTCATTCAAACTTACAACGTACTTCAAGTATTGAG aCATCGAAAGAAGACAAGTTATCCAGGCAGTCTTCCGGTGGGCATGGAAGTTCCAATGCAAATACCGCTACAAATTCTCCTACAGAAGAATCGAAAAAGTATGCAGAAGATTCTGatactgtaaaaaaagaatttctcaCAGAGAAGACTGACAAGGATCAAAATGAACCGTCAAAATTAGggcaaatattaaatagcgACAAGCAAGATGGACATGTACTTTGCGCTTGCTGGTGTCAAGGATGGGCTGAAATATATGTGCGTAGACCTACAGGCGATATGTCATGGATTATGAGAATTCAGAATTCTACACAATTTGAAACTTCCATGGACTTTCCTGTACATGATATTATGGCTCTATATATGccaaatcaatatataatatcaaataaacaaCAAGAGGTTGCCTCAGAATATTCTGATGACGAAACAgag GATGTGCCAAACAAAAGTAGCAATCAGTCACAAAGTGAACATGGTGTGAAACCATTTACTATATCATCAGGTCCCATCGCTATACCTGGTTCACCAGCTCGACCTAGTCCATCCCGACAAAGTTCAAAAGATAGTTTAGAAAGTTTGGAGGAAGGTGAAGAAG ATGCACGGCGTTCCCGCAACCCAGTACGCAGATCAAATTCCAGTCCGGAAATGAGCGCTAATTGgaaaaatccatttttaaataaagaaaaattaaacatgcAGCAACAAGTTGACAAAGATTTTATATGCTCAGACTTAGAAATCAAATTAGATGCAGAATTGAAGaaacattcaaaaaatatttatacaaaagatatgag AGTTAGTTGCGAAGCCATACCAGAAGAAATATTTGGCATGGGGACAACACCACCTTCCTCGGAGAACGCTGGAGACCATCCAATCACATTACGTTCACAACGCTCCTATCCGGGAGCGACACAAGTTACTCAAACTATCTCAGCAACTCTTAGCAATACTGTTCCACCTTCTCCTACAACTGTGCAA GCACCAGGTAATTATTTAGGGATACAAACACGCCCCGCACAAATACAAACATCTATAACAAAAGCACCGCAATCACCTACTCAAATTTACTCTCGATTGTCCGGGCTTGATTACAATCAGAAACAAATGCCATTGACTGTGGAAAATAAACCACCTATTGGGCGAAACCATTTTGCGGATAAG CAAAAAGATGAAAGGCCTGATCCGTCTACATTGCCTCCTTTGCCTCTACCTTTCCGCGACAGAGGCCACACGATCTCTGTTATGAGTCCAGTAAAAAAATCACGAGAGTGGGATAATATGAGACGAGGTAATTCCCCTCGAATGAAAGACCCACCGCGAACAGGCATCAATCCAAG TTTTGTATTTCTTCAACTTTACCATGCAGCGCACTTTGGCACTACTACAGAAAAACCTCTGTTGGTTCCACAAACAACAGCCATACAACGTGCAGTGACAAATTTAGATAGAATACCGCCATATGAAACTCACAAGATTGGAGTACTTTATGTCGGCCCGGGACAATCTTCAAATGAAGTTGAAATTTTGGCAAATCAGCATGGTTCCCTTCGTTATACCGAATTCTTGAAACGTTTAGGCACGTTAATTCGATTGAAAGATGTcgacgaaaatatatttttaggtGGATTAGATCGTAATGGTGAGAACGGAGATTTTGCCTACATTTGGCAAGATGATGTAACACAG GTAGCTTTCCATGTTGCGACATTAATGCCTACAAAAGCAAGCGACCCAAAATGTACGTCTAAGAAAACACACAttggaaataattatgtaacattAGTATACAATGAATCTGATGAACCATATAATATACAGACGGTTAAG GGTCAATTTAATTATGCCTGTGTTGTAATACAACCTTTGGATCATGGTACTAATCAAGTTACAGTACAAGCGCGAGAAGAATTGGCTGAGCATATTGGTCACAGTGATCCTAAGATAATTTCTGACCAGAATCTGGCTATTCTTTCACGGCAACTTGCTCTGCATGCTAAT CTAGCCTCAATGGTTTGCTCATCTTTGAAGCAAAATAGTCATAATCCATATGCTTCCAATTGGTTGGAGCGTTTACGTCACATCAAGCGACTGAGAAATAGAGTATTGCAAGAatctgttaataataattcagatACTACTTCAGACGAATTATCACCTAGGTCCAACAAACGAGTTTATATGGACGATTTCACAGAATATAccacataa